One window from the genome of Amaranthus tricolor cultivar Red isolate AtriRed21 chromosome 9, ASM2621246v1, whole genome shotgun sequence encodes:
- the LOC130823691 gene encoding protein MAINTENANCE OF MERISTEMS-like: MAGNQGKGKGFFRQLLRGNSSRPTLLRGDPHERGVTGSARRARQEEAARHSEAQRSSTLNQVRTHFDDQADSLQSSWGVYSDDDNDADDVQFQGPEPAPLDWTIVRGPEGRFARGGPSSSAASERAGGSFVDNEPPRGRPSQSTNTDWLVTSPQPGGPTDTRLIPSYGGHIAKLIYDGSERTPPILECRIRKRPVESIIGLRDLSVELVDFLPSTSLGRLPVIMHQHIDSALISAFVERWQPDTNTFHMPWGEMTIMLHDVQRILGISIDGSLPAEPSEAEWEVGITNLVGEPLSELRRKGSFTSGCISVAELMRLCHRSHALDTQTTAYYMAVIGSTLLADKTRTGMRPHPIVVVNDDEQDVAWGAVTLAFLYRQLGMASRAGCKTIAGCLTLLQTWIYEYFPAFRPHPRRDDVPNTTRAEMWTPKKVGRELDRLISFRKVLDSMTETQVEWTPYNCGAAALLHEHPRTTVIGGITCFDVVEVYLPERALRQIGFVQSIPPAPMRPAKALRPAHGTYSVTFPSSAAAFVEAWSRFPYSGRLVEQGLRRATVPSETEPNYVEWFRVCSHPYISRDELLASGPGPGQSRSDYFAKEWASRFSPVARLPTRLADLNSRQRHALEIYLNDCRELYDQWHTE, encoded by the exons atggctggtaatcaaggaaaaggaaagggtttttttaggcaattgttgagaggtaatagttctaggcctaccttactcagaggggacccgcatgagagaggggtcacgggttctgctaggagggctaggcaggaagaggcggccagacacagtgaggcccaaaggtcgagtacgctgaaccaagtgcgtactcattttgatgaccaggctgatagcctccagagtagttggggggtttatagtgatgatgataatgatgctgatgatgttcagttccaaggtcCTGAGCCTGCCCCATTGGACTGGACTATAGTTCGTGGCCCCGAAGGCAGATTTGCCCGTGGCGGCCCTAGTTCTTCCGCCGCATCTGAGCGTGCAGGAGGaagttttgtcgataatgagccgccacggggcaggccctcacagtccactaacacagactggttagtgacatcaccccagcccggggggccgacagatacgcgactgatccctagctatggcgggcacatagctaaacttatttatgacggctccgagcgtacgcctccgattttggagtgccgtattaggaagagaccggtggagtccatcatcggatTGAGGGATTTGTCCGTTGAGCTAGTCGATTTTCTACCTTCCACTTCCCTCGGTcgactaccggtcattatgcaccagcacatcgactctgctttgatatcggcgttcgtcgagaggtggcagccggatacgaacacctttcacatgccctggggagagatgacgattatgttgcacgacgtgcaacgcatattgggcatttctattgatggttctctgccggctgagccttcggaggcggagtgggaggttggtatcaccaatctggtcggcgagcctctgtctgagcttcgacgtaaaggttcattcaccagcggatgcataagcgttgctgaactgatgcggctgtgtcataggtcgcatGCCTTGGATACCCAGAccacagcgtactacatggctgtcattggctctaccttgttggcggataagaccaggactggcatgcgacctcacccgatagttGTCGTCAACGACGATGAACAGGACGTGGCTTGGGGTGCGGTGACtttggcgttcttgtacaggcagctcggaatggcatctagggctggttgcaagaccattgctggatgcctcacattgctccagacatggatctatgagtacttccccgctttccgccctcatcctcgccgagatgATGTGCCAAACacgactagggcggagatgtggacgcCGAAGAAAGTAGGTCGTGAGCTGGACAGGTTGATATCATTCCGCAAGGTTCTGGACTCAATGACAGAGACTCAG GttgaatggactccctacaattGTGGAGCTGCTGCGTTGCTgcatgagcacccacgcaccacagtcatcgggggtatcacctgctttgatgttgtggaggtgtatttgccggagcgggcattgcgacagattgggttcgtgcaGTCTATTCCTCCAGCTCCTAtgagaccagccaaggctcttcgaccggcacacggaacctactccgtgacctttccttcttctgctgCTGCATTTGTGGAggcgtggagtaggttcccctacagtggccgccttgttgagcagggacttcgacgggctactgttccttcagagactgaacctaattacgttgaaTGGTTCAGAGTTTGCTCGCACCCGTACATATCCCGAGACGAATTGCTGGCTTCCGGTCCTGGTCCTGGTCAGAGCAGATCTGATTAC TTCGCGAAAGAATGGGCCAGTCGATTCTCTCCAGTGGCAAGACTACCTACGCGGCTTGCGGATTTGAACTcccgtcaacgacatgcgttagaaatataccttaatgattgtagagaaTTATATGATCAATGGCATACTGAATAG
- the LOC130823690 gene encoding auxin-responsive protein SAUR76-like, with protein MTKLGKFLKKMQSIKKTSFNHHNQHQSLSRRSSSSSSSSNVNSNSNFSYDSSSPESFSGNNLCPVYVGKSRRRYMVSSEVIDHPLFRELVERSIGGGYGGDEEVFVECEVVLFEHMLWMLENADPQPESLDELVDFYAC; from the coding sequence ATGACAAAACTTGGAAAATTTCTCAAGAAAATGCAATCCataaaaaaaacatcatttaaTCATCATAATCAACATCAAAGTTTAAGTAGGAGaagttcatcatcatcatcatcatcaaatgtTAATTCAAACTCAAACTTCTCTTATGATTCATCATCACCGGAATCTTTCTCGGGTAATAATCTTTGTCCGGTGTACGTCGGAAAATCTCGCCGGAGATACATGGTTAGCTCGGAAGTTATTGATCACCCGCTTTTTCGAGAACTCGTAGAGCGGTCGATTGGCGGTGGTTATGGCGGCGATGAGGAGGTTTTTGTGGAATGTGAGGTGGTGTTGTTTGAACATATGCTTTGGATGCTTGAAAATGCTGACCCTCAACCTGAGTCTTTGGATGAGCTTGTGGATTTCTATGCATGCTAA